A section of the Humulus lupulus chromosome 2, drHumLupu1.1, whole genome shotgun sequence genome encodes:
- the LOC133818279 gene encoding OVARIAN TUMOR DOMAIN-containing deubiquitinating enzyme 11: protein MNENYSNVSASSTSSLNSSSHDTEDDQTIASILAEEEQLKNNRRLGKRLSHLDSIPHTPRINGNIPDVNDASLDHERLSERLATYDLAELQMEGDGNCQFRALADQLFRSPDYHKHVRKQVVKQLKHHRKLYEGYVPMKYKSYLRKMKKAGEWGDHLTLQAAADRFETKICLITSFRDTCYIEILPKDKNPTREVWLSFWSEVHYNSLYATGDVPTRAPRKKHWLF from the exons ATGAATGAAAACTATAGCAATGTAAGTGCTAGCTCCACCTCGAGTTTAAATAGCAGTTCCCACGATACAGAGGATGATCAAACCATTGCAAGTATCTTAGCGGAGGAAGAGCAACTCAAAAATAACCGCAGGCTCGGGAAGAGGCTTTCTCATTTAGATTCTATTCCA CATACTCCGCGGATTAATGGGAATATACCTGATGTCAACGATGCTTCCTTAGATCATGAGCGGCTGTCAGAAAG ATTGGCCACCTATGATTTAGCTGAACTGCAAATGGAGGGTGATGGGAATTGCCAG TTTCGAGCATTAGCAGATCAACTGTTTCGTAGTCCAGATTATCATAAGCATGTTAGAAAGCAAGTTGTAAAGCAG cTTAAGCATCATCGAAAATTATATGAAGGTTATGTTCCAATGAAGTACAAAAGCTACCTGAGGAAGATGAAAAA AGCTGGCGAGTGGGGAGATCACCTTACATTACAGGCAGCAGCTGACCGA TTTGAAACGAAAATATGTTTAATCACCTCATTTCGAGACACTTGCTATATTGAGATCCTTCCCAAAGACAAGAATCCTACCCGAG AGGTTTGGCTGAGTTTTTGGAGCGAAGTGCACTACAATTCATTATATGCAACTGGAG ATGTTCCAACCAGAGCTCCCAGAAAGAAGCATTGGCTATTTTAG